A region from the Cygnus olor isolate bCygOlo1 chromosome 24, bCygOlo1.pri.v2, whole genome shotgun sequence genome encodes:
- the KCTD20 gene encoding BTB/POZ domain-containing protein KCTD20 isoform X1, whose amino-acid sequence MRPSLNLLQAEYTSSSLRKRSQHLTSRRPSMNVNCAGGTDWSRNLESSCSVEDVTAADHESGKSNVVLGGYSPSAGPRTEGLDSECRHTACPVSPQISNMLSASEDTHNCHFQDGSKRQTEYFNIQERHGCSALSSSINSQTVTPEKVTLVVDGTRFAVNPQIFTAHPDTMLGRMFGPGREYNFTRPNEKGEYEIAEGISSAVFRTVLDYYKTGIINCPDGISIPDLRDTCDYLCINFDFNTIKCQDLSALLHELSNDGAHKQFDSYLEELILPIMVDSARKGERECHIVVLTDEDTVDWDEDHPPPMGEEYSQILYSSKLYRFFKYIENRDVAKAVLKERGLKNIRIGIEGYPTCKEKVKRRPGGRSEVIYNYVQRPFIQMSWEKEEGKSRHVDFQCVRSKSLTNLVTVGDDVSEDHEVIMHHPPQVDELDRLNAPFSQMAVNDLPD is encoded by the exons CTCTTCTCTTAGGAAACGCAGTCAACACCTAACATCACGGAGGCCCAGCATGAACGTTAACTGTGCTGGTGGGACAGACTGGTCAAGAAATCTGGAGTCCAGCTGCTCTGTGGAAGACGTAACTGCAGCAGACCACGAGTCAGGAAAAAGTAATGTGGTGCTAGGAGGTTATAGCCCATCTGCAGGTCCTAGGACTGAGG GTTTAGATTCTGAATGCCGACATACTGCTTGTCCAGTGAGTCCCCAGATCAGCAACATGTTGTCTGCTTCTGAAGATACACACAACTGTCATTTTCAAGATGGAAGTAAAAGACagactgaatattttaatatccaGGAACGCCATGGATGCAGCGCTTTGTCTTCAAGCATCAACTCACAGACGGTGACTCCAGAGAAAGTGACACTTGTGGTAGATGGCACTCGATTTGCAGTGAACCCACAGATTTTCACTGCTCACCCTGATACTATGCTGGGAAG AATGTTCGGACCAGGAAGAGAATATAATTTCACCAGGccaaatgaaaaaggagaatatGAAATTGCAGAAGGAATTAGCTCAGCTGTGTTCCGGACTGTGCTG GATTATTACAAAACCGGAATCATTAACTGTCCTGATGGAATTTCTATCCCAGACCTTAGAGACACATGTGATTATCTCTGCATAAACTTTGACTTCAACACAATCAAATGTCAAGATTTAA GTGCTCTGTTACATGAGCTCTCCAATGATGGTGCTCACAAGCAGTTTGACAGCTACCTGGAGGAGCTAATTCTGCCTATAATGGTGGATAGTGCCAGGAAAGGGGAACGTGAATGCCATATCGTCGTGCTGACAGATGAAGACACTGTGGACTGGGATGAAGATCATCCACCTCCAATGGGCGAGGAGTACTCACAAA tCCTTTACAGTTCCAAACTGTACAGATTCTTCAAGTACATTGAGAACCGTGATGTTGCAAAAGCTGTGTTAAAGGAACGGGGCCTCAAAAATATACGCATTGGAATTGAAG GATATCCCACCTGTAAAGAGAAGGTGAAAAGGAGGCCTGGCGGTCGGTCGGAAGTGATATACAACTATGTTCAACGGCCGTTCATTCAGATGTcctgggaaaaagaagagggcAAAAGCCGTCATGTTGATTTCCAATGTGTTCGGAGCAAATCTCTAACAAACTTAGTCACTGTGGGTGATGACGTTTCAGAGGACCATGAGGTTATAATGCATCACCCCCCACAGGTAGATGAACTCGATAGGCTAAATGCACCATTCTCCCAAATGGCTGTTAATGATCTACCAGATTAG
- the KCTD20 gene encoding BTB/POZ domain-containing protein KCTD20 isoform X4, with amino-acid sequence MNVNCAGGTDWSRNLESSCSVEDVTAADHESGKSNVVLGGYSPSAGPRTEGLDSECRHTACPVSPQISNMLSASEDTHNCHFQDGSKRQTEYFNIQERHGCSALSSSINSQTVTPEKVTLVVDGTRFAVNPQIFTAHPDTMLGRMFGPGREYNFTRPNEKGEYEIAEGISSAVFRTVLDYYKTGIINCPDGISIPDLRDTCDYLCINFDFNTIKCQDLSALLHELSNDGAHKQFDSYLEELILPIMVDSARKGERECHIVVLTDEDTVDWDEDHPPPMGEEYSQILYSSKLYRFFKYIENRDVAKAVLKERGLKNIRIGIEGYPTCKEKVKRRPGGRSEVIYNYVQRPFIQMSWEKEEGKSRHVDFQCVRSKSLTNLVTVGDDVSEDHEVIMHHPPQVDELDRLNAPFSQMAVNDLPD; translated from the exons ATGAACGTTAACTGTGCTGGTGGGACAGACTGGTCAAGAAATCTGGAGTCCAGCTGCTCTGTGGAAGACGTAACTGCAGCAGACCACGAGTCAGGAAAAAGTAATGTGGTGCTAGGAGGTTATAGCCCATCTGCAGGTCCTAGGACTGAGG GTTTAGATTCTGAATGCCGACATACTGCTTGTCCAGTGAGTCCCCAGATCAGCAACATGTTGTCTGCTTCTGAAGATACACACAACTGTCATTTTCAAGATGGAAGTAAAAGACagactgaatattttaatatccaGGAACGCCATGGATGCAGCGCTTTGTCTTCAAGCATCAACTCACAGACGGTGACTCCAGAGAAAGTGACACTTGTGGTAGATGGCACTCGATTTGCAGTGAACCCACAGATTTTCACTGCTCACCCTGATACTATGCTGGGAAG AATGTTCGGACCAGGAAGAGAATATAATTTCACCAGGccaaatgaaaaaggagaatatGAAATTGCAGAAGGAATTAGCTCAGCTGTGTTCCGGACTGTGCTG GATTATTACAAAACCGGAATCATTAACTGTCCTGATGGAATTTCTATCCCAGACCTTAGAGACACATGTGATTATCTCTGCATAAACTTTGACTTCAACACAATCAAATGTCAAGATTTAA GTGCTCTGTTACATGAGCTCTCCAATGATGGTGCTCACAAGCAGTTTGACAGCTACCTGGAGGAGCTAATTCTGCCTATAATGGTGGATAGTGCCAGGAAAGGGGAACGTGAATGCCATATCGTCGTGCTGACAGATGAAGACACTGTGGACTGGGATGAAGATCATCCACCTCCAATGGGCGAGGAGTACTCACAAA tCCTTTACAGTTCCAAACTGTACAGATTCTTCAAGTACATTGAGAACCGTGATGTTGCAAAAGCTGTGTTAAAGGAACGGGGCCTCAAAAATATACGCATTGGAATTGAAG GATATCCCACCTGTAAAGAGAAGGTGAAAAGGAGGCCTGGCGGTCGGTCGGAAGTGATATACAACTATGTTCAACGGCCGTTCATTCAGATGTcctgggaaaaagaagagggcAAAAGCCGTCATGTTGATTTCCAATGTGTTCGGAGCAAATCTCTAACAAACTTAGTCACTGTGGGTGATGACGTTTCAGAGGACCATGAGGTTATAATGCATCACCCCCCACAGGTAGATGAACTCGATAGGCTAAATGCACCATTCTCCCAAATGGCTGTTAATGATCTACCAGATTAG
- the KCTD20 gene encoding BTB/POZ domain-containing protein KCTD20 isoform X5: MLSASEDTHNCHFQDGSKRQTEYFNIQERHGCSALSSSINSQTVTPEKVTLVVDGTRFAVNPQIFTAHPDTMLGRMFGPGREYNFTRPNEKGEYEIAEGISSAVFRTVLDYYKTGIINCPDGISIPDLRDTCDYLCINFDFNTIKCQDLSALLHELSNDGAHKQFDSYLEELILPIMVDSARKGERECHIVVLTDEDTVDWDEDHPPPMGEEYSQILYSSKLYRFFKYIENRDVAKAVLKERGLKNIRIGIEGYPTCKEKVKRRPGGRSEVIYNYVQRPFIQMSWEKEEGKSRHVDFQCVRSKSLTNLVTVGDDVSEDHEVIMHHPPQVDELDRLNAPFSQMAVNDLPD; the protein is encoded by the exons ATGTTGTCTGCTTCTGAAGATACACACAACTGTCATTTTCAAGATGGAAGTAAAAGACagactgaatattttaatatccaGGAACGCCATGGATGCAGCGCTTTGTCTTCAAGCATCAACTCACAGACGGTGACTCCAGAGAAAGTGACACTTGTGGTAGATGGCACTCGATTTGCAGTGAACCCACAGATTTTCACTGCTCACCCTGATACTATGCTGGGAAG AATGTTCGGACCAGGAAGAGAATATAATTTCACCAGGccaaatgaaaaaggagaatatGAAATTGCAGAAGGAATTAGCTCAGCTGTGTTCCGGACTGTGCTG GATTATTACAAAACCGGAATCATTAACTGTCCTGATGGAATTTCTATCCCAGACCTTAGAGACACATGTGATTATCTCTGCATAAACTTTGACTTCAACACAATCAAATGTCAAGATTTAA GTGCTCTGTTACATGAGCTCTCCAATGATGGTGCTCACAAGCAGTTTGACAGCTACCTGGAGGAGCTAATTCTGCCTATAATGGTGGATAGTGCCAGGAAAGGGGAACGTGAATGCCATATCGTCGTGCTGACAGATGAAGACACTGTGGACTGGGATGAAGATCATCCACCTCCAATGGGCGAGGAGTACTCACAAA tCCTTTACAGTTCCAAACTGTACAGATTCTTCAAGTACATTGAGAACCGTGATGTTGCAAAAGCTGTGTTAAAGGAACGGGGCCTCAAAAATATACGCATTGGAATTGAAG GATATCCCACCTGTAAAGAGAAGGTGAAAAGGAGGCCTGGCGGTCGGTCGGAAGTGATATACAACTATGTTCAACGGCCGTTCATTCAGATGTcctgggaaaaagaagagggcAAAAGCCGTCATGTTGATTTCCAATGTGTTCGGAGCAAATCTCTAACAAACTTAGTCACTGTGGGTGATGACGTTTCAGAGGACCATGAGGTTATAATGCATCACCCCCCACAGGTAGATGAACTCGATAGGCTAAATGCACCATTCTCCCAAATGGCTGTTAATGATCTACCAGATTAG
- the KCTD20 gene encoding BTB/POZ domain-containing protein KCTD20 isoform X2, translating to MSVPAPSCCPSCVPRMGLEEAFTCCCSSLRKRSQHLTSRRPSMNVNCAGGTDWSRNLESSCSVEDVTAADHESGKSNVVLGGYSPSAGPRTEGLDSECRHTACPVSPQISNMLSASEDTHNCHFQDGSKRQTEYFNIQERHGCSALSSSINSQTVTPEKVTLVVDGTRFAVNPQIFTAHPDTMLGRMFGPGREYNFTRPNEKGEYEIAEGISSAVFRTVLDYYKTGIINCPDGISIPDLRDTCDYLCINFDFNTIKCQDLSALLHELSNDGAHKQFDSYLEELILPIMVDSARKGERECHIVVLTDEDTVDWDEDHPPPMGEEYSQILYSSKLYRFFKYIENRDVAKAVLKERGLKNIRIGIEGYPTCKEKVKRRPGGRSEVIYNYVQRPFIQMSWEKEEGKSRHVDFQCVRSKSLTNLVTVGDDVSEDHEVIMHHPPQVDELDRLNAPFSQMAVNDLPD from the exons CTCTTCTCTTAGGAAACGCAGTCAACACCTAACATCACGGAGGCCCAGCATGAACGTTAACTGTGCTGGTGGGACAGACTGGTCAAGAAATCTGGAGTCCAGCTGCTCTGTGGAAGACGTAACTGCAGCAGACCACGAGTCAGGAAAAAGTAATGTGGTGCTAGGAGGTTATAGCCCATCTGCAGGTCCTAGGACTGAGG GTTTAGATTCTGAATGCCGACATACTGCTTGTCCAGTGAGTCCCCAGATCAGCAACATGTTGTCTGCTTCTGAAGATACACACAACTGTCATTTTCAAGATGGAAGTAAAAGACagactgaatattttaatatccaGGAACGCCATGGATGCAGCGCTTTGTCTTCAAGCATCAACTCACAGACGGTGACTCCAGAGAAAGTGACACTTGTGGTAGATGGCACTCGATTTGCAGTGAACCCACAGATTTTCACTGCTCACCCTGATACTATGCTGGGAAG AATGTTCGGACCAGGAAGAGAATATAATTTCACCAGGccaaatgaaaaaggagaatatGAAATTGCAGAAGGAATTAGCTCAGCTGTGTTCCGGACTGTGCTG GATTATTACAAAACCGGAATCATTAACTGTCCTGATGGAATTTCTATCCCAGACCTTAGAGACACATGTGATTATCTCTGCATAAACTTTGACTTCAACACAATCAAATGTCAAGATTTAA GTGCTCTGTTACATGAGCTCTCCAATGATGGTGCTCACAAGCAGTTTGACAGCTACCTGGAGGAGCTAATTCTGCCTATAATGGTGGATAGTGCCAGGAAAGGGGAACGTGAATGCCATATCGTCGTGCTGACAGATGAAGACACTGTGGACTGGGATGAAGATCATCCACCTCCAATGGGCGAGGAGTACTCACAAA tCCTTTACAGTTCCAAACTGTACAGATTCTTCAAGTACATTGAGAACCGTGATGTTGCAAAAGCTGTGTTAAAGGAACGGGGCCTCAAAAATATACGCATTGGAATTGAAG GATATCCCACCTGTAAAGAGAAGGTGAAAAGGAGGCCTGGCGGTCGGTCGGAAGTGATATACAACTATGTTCAACGGCCGTTCATTCAGATGTcctgggaaaaagaagagggcAAAAGCCGTCATGTTGATTTCCAATGTGTTCGGAGCAAATCTCTAACAAACTTAGTCACTGTGGGTGATGACGTTTCAGAGGACCATGAGGTTATAATGCATCACCCCCCACAGGTAGATGAACTCGATAGGCTAAATGCACCATTCTCCCAAATGGCTGTTAATGATCTACCAGATTAG
- the KCTD20 gene encoding BTB/POZ domain-containing protein KCTD20 isoform X3, translating into MSRHSSLRKRSQHLTSRRPSMNVNCAGGTDWSRNLESSCSVEDVTAADHESGKSNVVLGGYSPSAGPRTEGLDSECRHTACPVSPQISNMLSASEDTHNCHFQDGSKRQTEYFNIQERHGCSALSSSINSQTVTPEKVTLVVDGTRFAVNPQIFTAHPDTMLGRMFGPGREYNFTRPNEKGEYEIAEGISSAVFRTVLDYYKTGIINCPDGISIPDLRDTCDYLCINFDFNTIKCQDLSALLHELSNDGAHKQFDSYLEELILPIMVDSARKGERECHIVVLTDEDTVDWDEDHPPPMGEEYSQILYSSKLYRFFKYIENRDVAKAVLKERGLKNIRIGIEGYPTCKEKVKRRPGGRSEVIYNYVQRPFIQMSWEKEEGKSRHVDFQCVRSKSLTNLVTVGDDVSEDHEVIMHHPPQVDELDRLNAPFSQMAVNDLPD; encoded by the exons CTCTTCTCTTAGGAAACGCAGTCAACACCTAACATCACGGAGGCCCAGCATGAACGTTAACTGTGCTGGTGGGACAGACTGGTCAAGAAATCTGGAGTCCAGCTGCTCTGTGGAAGACGTAACTGCAGCAGACCACGAGTCAGGAAAAAGTAATGTGGTGCTAGGAGGTTATAGCCCATCTGCAGGTCCTAGGACTGAGG GTTTAGATTCTGAATGCCGACATACTGCTTGTCCAGTGAGTCCCCAGATCAGCAACATGTTGTCTGCTTCTGAAGATACACACAACTGTCATTTTCAAGATGGAAGTAAAAGACagactgaatattttaatatccaGGAACGCCATGGATGCAGCGCTTTGTCTTCAAGCATCAACTCACAGACGGTGACTCCAGAGAAAGTGACACTTGTGGTAGATGGCACTCGATTTGCAGTGAACCCACAGATTTTCACTGCTCACCCTGATACTATGCTGGGAAG AATGTTCGGACCAGGAAGAGAATATAATTTCACCAGGccaaatgaaaaaggagaatatGAAATTGCAGAAGGAATTAGCTCAGCTGTGTTCCGGACTGTGCTG GATTATTACAAAACCGGAATCATTAACTGTCCTGATGGAATTTCTATCCCAGACCTTAGAGACACATGTGATTATCTCTGCATAAACTTTGACTTCAACACAATCAAATGTCAAGATTTAA GTGCTCTGTTACATGAGCTCTCCAATGATGGTGCTCACAAGCAGTTTGACAGCTACCTGGAGGAGCTAATTCTGCCTATAATGGTGGATAGTGCCAGGAAAGGGGAACGTGAATGCCATATCGTCGTGCTGACAGATGAAGACACTGTGGACTGGGATGAAGATCATCCACCTCCAATGGGCGAGGAGTACTCACAAA tCCTTTACAGTTCCAAACTGTACAGATTCTTCAAGTACATTGAGAACCGTGATGTTGCAAAAGCTGTGTTAAAGGAACGGGGCCTCAAAAATATACGCATTGGAATTGAAG GATATCCCACCTGTAAAGAGAAGGTGAAAAGGAGGCCTGGCGGTCGGTCGGAAGTGATATACAACTATGTTCAACGGCCGTTCATTCAGATGTcctgggaaaaagaagagggcAAAAGCCGTCATGTTGATTTCCAATGTGTTCGGAGCAAATCTCTAACAAACTTAGTCACTGTGGGTGATGACGTTTCAGAGGACCATGAGGTTATAATGCATCACCCCCCACAGGTAGATGAACTCGATAGGCTAAATGCACCATTCTCCCAAATGGCTGTTAATGATCTACCAGATTAG